A genomic region of Acidobacteriota bacterium contains the following coding sequences:
- a CDS encoding 2Fe-2S iron-sulfur cluster binding domain-containing protein, with the protein MASHEPPRPGARPPDAEPLPEGESRLDFSRRNFLKTVGVGPLAASVVAARTADAQAVANPVGPAAVPIELTINGHRHALSVEPRVTLLDAIRDRLDLTGQKRVCDRGACGACTMLVDGRTIYACSMLAIEAQGADIRTVEGLTNGTVLHPVQEAFCEHDGLMCGFCTPGFVMATVALLEANPTPTADEARRALDGNICRCGTYKGVLEAALTAKGVRRG; encoded by the coding sequence ATGGCTTCACACGAGCCCCCCCGGCCCGGCGCTCGCCCGCCGGACGCCGAGCCTCTCCCCGAAGGGGAGTCCCGCCTCGACTTCAGCCGCCGCAATTTCCTGAAGACTGTCGGTGTCGGGCCGCTCGCGGCGAGCGTGGTCGCCGCGCGGACCGCCGACGCACAGGCCGTGGCCAACCCGGTCGGGCCGGCAGCCGTCCCGATCGAGCTCACCATCAACGGCCATCGCCACGCGCTGAGCGTCGAGCCGCGCGTGACGCTGCTCGACGCGATCCGCGACCGCCTCGACCTGACCGGCCAGAAGCGCGTCTGCGATCGAGGCGCCTGCGGCGCCTGCACGATGCTCGTCGACGGCCGCACGATCTACGCCTGTTCGATGCTGGCCATCGAGGCGCAGGGCGCAGACATCCGCACGGTGGAAGGCCTCACCAACGGCACGGTGCTGCACCCGGTGCAGGAGGCCTTCTGCGAGCACGACGGCCTCATGTGCGGGTTCTGCACGCCGGGCTTCGTGATGGCCACCGTGGCGCTGCTCGAGGCGAACCCGACACCAACGGCCGACGAGGCACGGAGAGCCCTCGACGGGAACATCTGCCGGTGCGGCACCTACAAGGGCGTGCTCGAGGCGGCGTTGACGGCGAAGGGGGTGCGCCGTGGCTGA
- a CDS encoding PEP-CTERM sorting domain-containing protein (PEP-CTERM proteins occur, often in large numbers, in the proteomes of bacteria that also encode an exosortase, a predicted intramembrane cysteine proteinase. The presence of a PEP-CTERM domain at a protein's C-terminus predicts cleavage within the sorting domain, followed by covalent anchoring to some some component of the (usually Gram-negative) cell surface. Many PEP-CTERM proteins exhibit an unusual sequence composition that includes large numbers of potential glycosylation sites. Expression of one such protein has been shown restore the ability of a bacterium to form floc, a type of biofilm.) produces MKKILLAALAALVLTAVPAQALMLTPTTSGMLSGNLGAANCEPGCVYDAFGLLNDGSLSLLYKADVGRDDNDPRGPAPTAYSGTFAGSYTTVFSNTEFDPSNATISYVAPMPAIVCGTCYLVIKDGNQTPSYYFYNLSLAPGWNGTDDIIMSGFWPGAGAISHVAIWGASTASVSEPGLLALMGLGLTGMGIGLRRRSS; encoded by the coding sequence ATGAAGAAGATTCTTCTAGCGGCGTTGGCCGCCCTGGTTCTGACGGCGGTGCCTGCACAGGCGCTGATGTTGACGCCCACGACCTCTGGGATGCTCAGCGGGAATCTCGGTGCCGCCAACTGTGAGCCCGGTTGTGTGTACGACGCCTTCGGGTTGCTGAACGACGGCTCGCTGAGCCTGCTGTACAAGGCAGACGTTGGGCGAGACGACAACGACCCGCGGGGTCCGGCGCCGACCGCTTACAGCGGCACGTTCGCCGGCTCGTATACGACTGTCTTCTCCAACACCGAGTTCGACCCGTCGAACGCCACCATCTCGTACGTCGCCCCGATGCCCGCCATCGTCTGCGGCACCTGCTACCTCGTCATCAAAGACGGCAACCAGACGCCCTCTTACTACTTCTACAACCTCAGCCTGGCGCCCGGTTGGAATGGCACCGACGACATCATCATGAGCGGCTTCTGGCCTGGGGCGGGCGCCATTTCCCATGTCGCGATTTGGGGTGCGTCCACGGCGTCCGTTTCCGAGCCTGGGCTGCTGGCGCTGATGGGGCTCGGCCTGACGGGCATGGGAATCGGCCTGCGGCGTCGGTCGTCCTGA
- a CDS encoding PEP-CTERM sorting domain-containing protein: MGISSSRHFGFGLVVAALLMVGSATGQAEPLAFCSSGPGIDLVNDGCRAPGNDSHGAVEQAILDATGMVVTITLYGKSDDDAPLFEFSPEDPDGSFSGEWRVIDGTLIHYFTVKGALEFALYHLAPPSSEGWYSTAGLLTPNGRNQPATSHLSFWTTQTASVPEPATLVLLGTGLVFAGRRLRRRN, from the coding sequence GTGGGAATCAGCTCGAGCAGACACTTCGGTTTCGGTCTCGTCGTCGCGGCACTGCTGATGGTCGGAAGTGCTACAGGACAGGCTGAGCCGCTCGCCTTCTGCTCGTCCGGCCCCGGCATCGACCTCGTCAACGACGGCTGCCGTGCCCCCGGCAACGACTCACACGGCGCGGTCGAGCAGGCCATCCTCGACGCCACAGGCATGGTGGTCACCATCACCCTCTACGGGAAGAGCGACGACGATGCGCCGCTGTTCGAGTTCTCCCCGGAAGACCCCGACGGCTCGTTCTCCGGCGAGTGGCGCGTGATCGACGGCACCCTGATCCACTACTTCACCGTCAAGGGGGCCCTGGAGTTCGCGCTCTACCACCTCGCGCCACCCTCGAGTGAGGGGTGGTACTCGACCGCCGGGCTTCTCACACCGAACGGCAGGAACCAGCCGGCCACCTCGCACCTCAGTTTCTGGACGACCCAAACGGCGAGCGTCCCGGAACCCGCCACCCTGGTGCTGCTCGGAACGGGCCTCGTCTTCGCCGGCCGGCGACTGCGCCGGCGGAACTGA
- a CDS encoding DoxX family protein, translating to MRAWGPAVQRVVWGTIFIAHGVPKLVPVGDAGGVFGTALAFEGLGLWPPLVLAMLAGAVEVIGGAALILGWCARWAALALAGVMAVAIWTVHWPFGFFLNWTIEPGRGHGVEYALALLAGLVSLALTGPGALSIDERRERDRAEQEAGRARLRAGKV from the coding sequence TTGCGAGCCTGGGGCCCCGCGGTCCAACGTGTCGTCTGGGGGACGATCTTCATCGCGCACGGCGTGCCGAAACTCGTCCCGGTCGGTGACGCCGGCGGGGTGTTCGGCACCGCGCTGGCGTTCGAAGGTCTCGGCCTCTGGCCGCCGCTCGTTCTAGCGATGCTGGCTGGCGCGGTCGAGGTGATCGGGGGCGCGGCGCTGATCCTGGGGTGGTGTGCGCGGTGGGCCGCGCTGGCGCTGGCGGGCGTGATGGCGGTCGCCATCTGGACGGTGCACTGGCCGTTTGGCTTCTTCCTGAACTGGACCATCGAGCCGGGGCGGGGCCACGGGGTGGAGTACGCGCTGGCGCTGCTGGCGGGGCTGGTGAGTCTGGCCCTGACCGGGCCTGGTGCGTTGTCGATCGACGAGCGCCGAGAGCGTGACCGTGCGGAGCAGGAGGCGGGCCGGGCGCGGCTGCGGGCAGGCAAGGTTTAA
- a CDS encoding aminotransferase class V-fold PLP-dependent enzyme: MISRRDFLRSASAAPIGPAVLASFLPAALPRLVEATTAVTSRSPDEVARDEDFWREVQQAFTLDRTIINLNNGGVCPSPRVVHDALKRYLDISNQAPVYHMWQVLEPNIESVRRRLAADIGCDPEELAITRNASEALQIAQLGLDLAPGDEVLTTNQDYPRMLDTWEQRVRRDGLRLTKISFPVPATSLADLTARIERAITPRTKVIHFCHITNLTGQIFPVRDICRLARARGIRTIVDGAHAYAHFPFSMADLECDYYGTSLHKWLLAPIGTGFLYVRRELIDSLWPLTPAHESKAKDIRKFEEIGTHPAAHHNAIAEALTFHETIGAERKAARLRYLKNRWAERLRSHARVRIHTSFDPAQSCGLANVGIDGIDPATLTTYLWDRHRILVTAIKHAEYEGIRVTPNVYTTLGEIDTFVEVMERVIADGLPGKTA, translated from the coding sequence ATGATCTCCCGTCGCGATTTCCTGCGCAGCGCGAGCGCCGCCCCCATCGGACCCGCCGTGCTGGCCAGCTTCCTCCCGGCCGCGCTCCCTCGGCTCGTCGAGGCGACCACCGCCGTGACCAGCCGGTCGCCGGACGAGGTCGCCCGAGACGAGGACTTCTGGCGCGAGGTGCAGCAGGCGTTCACCCTCGACCGGACGATCATCAACCTCAACAACGGCGGTGTCTGTCCGAGCCCGCGGGTCGTCCACGACGCGCTCAAGCGGTACCTCGACATCTCGAACCAGGCGCCGGTCTACCACATGTGGCAGGTCCTCGAGCCGAACATCGAGTCGGTGCGGCGCCGCCTCGCGGCCGACATCGGCTGCGACCCCGAAGAACTGGCCATCACGCGCAACGCGTCCGAGGCCCTGCAGATCGCGCAGCTCGGCCTCGACCTCGCGCCGGGCGACGAGGTGCTCACCACCAACCAGGACTACCCGCGCATGCTCGACACGTGGGAGCAGCGGGTGCGGCGCGATGGCCTCCGGCTCACGAAGATCTCCTTCCCCGTGCCGGCCACGAGCCTCGCCGACCTCACCGCCCGCATCGAGCGGGCCATCACGCCCCGCACGAAGGTCATCCACTTCTGCCACATCACCAACCTCACGGGCCAGATCTTCCCCGTGCGCGACATCTGCCGCCTCGCCCGCGCGCGCGGCATCCGGACCATCGTCGACGGCGCCCACGCCTACGCGCACTTCCCCTTCTCGATGGCCGATCTCGAGTGCGACTACTACGGCACGAGCCTGCACAAGTGGCTGCTCGCGCCCATCGGCACGGGCTTCCTCTACGTGCGGCGCGAGTTGATCGACAGCCTGTGGCCGCTCACGCCAGCGCACGAGTCGAAGGCGAAGGACATCAGGAAGTTCGAGGAGATCGGCACGCACCCGGCGGCCCACCACAACGCCATTGCCGAGGCGCTGACCTTCCACGAAACGATTGGCGCGGAGCGCAAGGCGGCGCGGCTGCGCTACCTGAAGAACCGGTGGGCGGAACGGCTGCGCTCGCACGCCCGCGTGCGCATCCACACGAGCTTCGACCCCGCGCAGTCGTGCGGGCTGGCGAACGTCGGCATCGACGGCATCGACCCGGCGACGCTCACCACGTACCTCTGGGACCGGCACCGGATCCTGGTCACGGCGATCAAGCACGCGGAGTACGAGGGCATCCGCGTGACGCCGAACGTCTACACGACGCTCGGCGAGATCGACACGTTCGTCGAGGTGATGGAGCGCGTGATCGCCGACGGGCTGCCAGGCAAGACCGCCTGA
- a CDS encoding sigma-54 dependent transcriptional regulator: MPRILIVDDDPETCRFMRELLALPGREIEVAHHPDRALALAAATAFDLVISDIHLDARQNGLDLLRTFKHQSPDTQVVLISGFGSLETAIDATRNGAFDFISKPFDIGEIKATVERALAQRAHADEGAVRPPRDAQPAGLVGRSPAMLAVYKQVARAAQTTAPVLIAGESGTGKELVARAIHQNGPRAARPFVAVNCGAIAETLLESEIFGHTRGAFTGAIADTKGLFEQAHTGSVFLDEIGETSPGLQVKLLRVLEEGEVRPVGSSRTVRVDLRIIAATNIDLEKAVAEQRFRPDLYYRLGVITIQMPVLRERREDIPLLVARFLANACSRAQRHVEIAAPALAALQAYDWPGNVRELENTIERLVVFSRGTTIDVADLPPTLRGGVRDLHESLFQDLPSLDEIERRYLRHVLDAVGGNRTRAAEVLGIDRRTLYRMAERFGIDLREES, from the coding sequence GTGCCTCGCATCCTCATCGTGGACGACGACCCGGAGACGTGCCGCTTCATGCGCGAGCTGCTCGCGCTGCCAGGGCGCGAGATCGAGGTGGCGCACCATCCAGACCGGGCGCTCGCCCTCGCGGCGGCGACCGCGTTCGACCTCGTGATCTCCGACATCCACCTCGACGCGCGGCAGAACGGCCTCGACCTGCTCCGCACCTTCAAGCACCAGAGCCCCGACACGCAGGTGGTGCTCATCAGCGGTTTCGGGTCGCTCGAGACCGCCATCGACGCCACGCGGAACGGGGCCTTCGACTTCATCAGCAAGCCCTTCGACATCGGCGAGATCAAGGCGACCGTGGAACGCGCGCTCGCCCAGCGCGCGCACGCCGACGAGGGCGCCGTGCGACCACCGCGCGACGCGCAGCCGGCGGGCCTCGTCGGACGGAGCCCGGCCATGCTGGCGGTGTACAAGCAGGTGGCGCGGGCGGCGCAGACCACCGCGCCCGTGCTGATTGCCGGCGAGAGCGGGACCGGCAAGGAGCTCGTGGCGCGGGCGATTCATCAGAACGGCCCGCGTGCCGCGCGGCCGTTCGTGGCGGTCAACTGCGGAGCCATCGCCGAGACGCTGCTCGAGTCGGAGATCTTCGGACACACGCGCGGGGCGTTCACCGGGGCCATCGCCGATACGAAGGGGCTCTTCGAGCAGGCGCACACCGGGTCGGTGTTCCTCGACGAGATCGGTGAGACCTCGCCCGGCCTGCAGGTCAAGTTGCTGCGCGTGCTCGAGGAGGGCGAGGTCCGGCCGGTCGGCAGCTCGCGGACCGTGCGGGTCGACCTCCGGATCATCGCGGCGACGAACATCGATCTCGAGAAGGCGGTGGCCGAGCAGCGGTTTCGCCCCGATCTCTACTACCGGCTCGGCGTGATCACGATTCAGATGCCGGTGCTGCGCGAGCGCCGTGAGGACATCCCGCTGCTCGTGGCGCGATTTCTGGCGAACGCGTGCAGCCGGGCGCAGCGGCACGTGGAGATCGCCGCCCCGGCGCTCGCGGCGCTCCAGGCCTACGACTGGCCCGGCAACGTGCGGGAGCTCGAGAACACGATCGAGCGTCTGGTGGTGTTCAGCCGGGGGACGACCATCGACGTGGCCGATCTGCCGCCGACGCTGCGTGGCGGGGTGCGCGACCTGCACGAGAGCCTGTTCCAGGACCTGCCGTCGCTCGACGAGATCGAACGGCGCTACCTGCGCCACGTGCTCGATGCCGTTGGAGGTAACCGGACGCGCGCGGCCGAGGTGCTCGGCATCGACCGGCGGACGTTGTACCGGATGGCCGAGCGGTTCGGGATCGACCTCCGCGAGGAGTCGTAA
- a CDS encoding HAMP domain-containing protein, whose product MTSPDAAPMESPRPNVPTVAVSPSALSLRARLAMLVAVVVASVVGSGFYIQLRVFERQVEQDLRQAAHLAAQGIADDIEVQGTLPTPAHLNAQLQQYVDLSPVQSATVLALEPPTPDWQASTSTTPRDEEIALARAAFRQNAVVWGRGQGPYQTVAMPVQFEERTLGAVAVTVSLDPVLQMRRRGRLIAFWFTAATVLLLTLLVDALARPLVHRPIATLLATMRRVGEGDLAARAAIARRDELGTVATGLNDMLDRMQQLHDSLQERVDEATETLRRRNDDLVASYERTFALREALARAEQTAAAGQTAANLAHQIGTPLNLISGYVQMMIEENAGREPRSLERLRNVEEQIRKVTSFVRATLEAVRNPVVRSEPVFPTEVLRRISEVARPRLAAAGIALDLDVTDDLPWMLGDVVQLELALLNLVNNSLDAMPDGGTIHIRAAARGLTSHIEISDTGHGIPEDLLPRIFDPWVTTKPAGQGTGLGLAITRDVVVAHGGAIGVRSAPGEGTVFVIELPGKAGAPALQEA is encoded by the coding sequence GTGACCTCGCCAGACGCCGCGCCCATGGAATCGCCCCGGCCAAACGTCCCCACTGTGGCGGTTTCGCCGAGCGCGCTGTCGCTGCGCGCGCGACTGGCGATGCTCGTCGCGGTGGTCGTGGCGTCGGTCGTGGGGTCGGGGTTCTACATCCAGCTGCGGGTGTTCGAACGGCAGGTCGAGCAGGACCTGCGGCAGGCGGCGCACCTGGCGGCGCAGGGCATCGCCGACGACATCGAGGTGCAGGGGACGCTGCCGACACCCGCCCACCTCAACGCGCAGCTCCAGCAGTACGTCGACCTGTCGCCCGTTCAGAGCGCGACCGTCCTGGCGCTCGAGCCGCCGACGCCCGACTGGCAGGCGAGCACGTCGACCACCCCGCGCGACGAGGAAATCGCCCTGGCCCGCGCGGCGTTCCGCCAGAACGCCGTCGTCTGGGGAAGGGGCCAGGGGCCGTACCAGACCGTCGCGATGCCGGTGCAGTTCGAGGAGCGAACCCTGGGCGCGGTCGCGGTCACCGTCTCGCTCGACCCGGTGCTCCAGATGCGGCGGCGCGGCCGGCTCATCGCGTTCTGGTTCACGGCGGCCACCGTCCTGCTGCTGACGCTGCTCGTCGACGCGCTCGCGCGGCCGCTCGTGCACCGGCCGATCGCCACGCTGCTCGCCACGATGCGACGGGTCGGCGAGGGCGACCTCGCCGCGCGCGCCGCCATCGCGCGCCGCGACGAACTGGGCACCGTGGCTACCGGGCTCAATGACATGCTCGACCGGATGCAGCAGCTGCACGACTCGCTGCAGGAGCGCGTGGACGAGGCGACCGAGACGCTGCGCAGGCGCAACGACGACCTCGTGGCGAGCTACGAGCGGACGTTCGCCTTGCGCGAGGCGCTGGCGCGGGCCGAGCAGACGGCCGCGGCCGGTCAGACCGCCGCGAACCTCGCACACCAGATCGGGACCCCGCTCAACCTGATCTCGGGTTACGTCCAGATGATGATCGAGGAGAACGCGGGGCGCGAGCCACGCAGCCTCGAGCGGCTGCGCAACGTCGAGGAGCAGATCCGCAAGGTCACCTCTTTCGTCCGGGCGACGCTCGAGGCGGTGCGCAACCCGGTCGTGCGGTCGGAACCCGTGTTCCCGACCGAGGTGCTGCGCCGTATCTCGGAGGTGGCACGGCCCCGGCTCGCCGCCGCCGGCATCGCGCTCGACCTCGACGTCACCGATGACCTGCCCTGGATGCTCGGCGACGTGGTGCAGCTCGAACTGGCGCTGCTCAATCTCGTCAACAACAGCCTCGACGCGATGCCCGACGGCGGGACCATCCACATCCGCGCCGCCGCCCGGGGGCTCACGAGCCACATCGAGATCTCCGACACGGGGCACGGTATCCCCGAGGACCTGCTGCCTCGCATCTTCGACCCGTGGGTGACGACGAAACCCGCCGGGCAGGGCACGGGGCTCGGCCTCGCCATCACCCGCGATGTCGTCGTCGCTCACGGTGGCGCGATCGGCGTGCGAAGCGCTCCCGGCGAGGGGACCGTGTTCGTCATCGAGCTGCCGGGCAAGGCCGGCGCGCCGGCGCTTCAGGAGGCCTGA
- a CDS encoding response regulator transcription factor, whose product MKRVLLVEDEPGLVLTLTDRLGREGYVVETAADGPAGLERASKEPFDLILLDVGLPQRNGFDVCRDLRQRGIDTPIIMLTARGQLVDKVVGLKLGADDYLAKPFEMAELLARIEARVRRATTPASPAATSPDVHVFGDVRVDVRRAEATRGGVALDLSAREFQLLRYFLEHRGATLSRDELLNEVWGYRAMPSTRTVDVHVAWLRQKIEPNPRHPQHLLTVHGLGYKFVG is encoded by the coding sequence ATGAAGCGAGTGCTGCTCGTCGAGGACGAGCCGGGGCTCGTGCTGACGCTCACCGACCGCCTGGGTCGCGAGGGCTACGTCGTCGAGACCGCGGCCGATGGCCCGGCGGGTCTCGAGCGGGCCTCGAAGGAGCCCTTCGATCTCATCCTGCTCGACGTCGGCCTGCCGCAGCGGAACGGGTTCGACGTCTGTCGGGACCTGCGCCAGCGAGGGATCGACACGCCCATCATCATGCTCACGGCACGGGGACAGCTCGTCGACAAGGTGGTCGGGTTGAAGCTCGGGGCCGACGACTATCTCGCCAAGCCGTTCGAGATGGCGGAGCTGCTCGCGCGCATCGAAGCCCGGGTGCGACGGGCGACGACGCCGGCCTCGCCGGCTGCGACGTCACCCGACGTGCACGTCTTCGGCGACGTACGGGTCGACGTGCGGCGGGCGGAAGCGACCCGGGGTGGCGTGGCCCTCGACCTGTCGGCGCGCGAGTTCCAGCTGTTGCGCTACTTCCTGGAGCATCGCGGGGCCACGCTCTCGCGCGACGAGCTGCTGAACGAGGTCTGGGGGTATCGCGCCATGCCGTCGACGCGCACCGTCGACGTGCACGTGGCCTGGCTGCGCCAGAAGATCGAGCCGAACCCGCGGCATCCCCAGCACCTGCTCACCGTGCACGGCCTCGGCTACAAGTTCGTGGGATAG
- a CDS encoding HAMP domain-containing histidine kinase, with protein sequence MGRQSGRALAIAVLLGALLLTLAILQYRWAGQVAAAERERMQATLRARADDFGRDFDRELTRAYAWLQVEPLQPGTTPDIESTARLRRWFEQAPHAGMVSAVFDVRRAGDGTLQLVEYDRDHDRFVEREWPPSLLPLRTRLEGDSRRPSAAPWRAAVPPVLNEVPALFIPHPLFRVFHADEGSVRIPLDAATGALVAVLDVAYLRQTLLPALQRSYFPSDGDFAFDLTLIDRATSDIVYATTPAAGLPSAPDAEVGLFAVRFEEFNRFLVQTRLERRESATGGGPAPEATTEPAPSLTGPDWRAPGPPPGGVSGFVRRGEAPRGQDRLSTLVLAGRAAEREPGAWRLLLTHRAGSLEAAVASTRRGHLALSFGVLALLAASIGLVLVSSRQAERLARQQVEFVAGVSHELRTPLAVIRSAGENLADGVVSDPAQVRTYGALVAREGRRLTDMVEQVMEFAGLEGGRLPRDRSIVRVGALVERAVASASEALTDAGVEVEVRVDQGVPDVVGDPEALARAVDNLLANATKYAPSGGWVGVAVSRAGTPGRPEVAVEVADRGPGIPPDEQRRLFEPFFRGAQALAAQVHGNGLGLSLVKRIVDAHGGRVAVRSEVSHGSAFTIYLPAASTRRVGPEASTDPTPRDGVTVQ encoded by the coding sequence ATGGGGCGACAGTCGGGTCGGGCGCTCGCGATCGCCGTGCTGCTCGGCGCGCTGCTCCTGACGCTCGCGATCCTCCAGTACCGGTGGGCCGGGCAGGTGGCGGCCGCCGAACGCGAGCGCATGCAGGCGACGCTGCGCGCACGTGCCGACGACTTCGGCCGCGATTTCGATCGCGAACTGACACGGGCGTATGCCTGGCTCCAGGTCGAGCCCTTGCAGCCGGGTACCACGCCAGACATCGAGTCGACGGCCCGACTGCGCCGCTGGTTCGAGCAGGCCCCGCACGCCGGGATGGTGTCGGCCGTCTTCGATGTGCGCCGCGCGGGCGACGGGACGCTGCAGCTCGTCGAATACGATCGCGACCACGACCGCTTCGTGGAACGTGAGTGGCCGCCGTCGCTGCTGCCGCTCAGGACGCGTCTCGAAGGGGACAGCCGCCGCCCGTCCGCCGCACCGTGGCGCGCGGCGGTGCCTCCAGTCCTGAACGAGGTGCCAGCGCTCTTCATCCCCCATCCTCTGTTCCGCGTCTTTCACGCCGACGAAGGATCCGTCCGCATCCCCCTCGACGCGGCGACGGGCGCGCTCGTGGCCGTCCTCGACGTCGCCTACCTTCGCCAGACCCTGCTGCCCGCGCTGCAGAGGAGCTACTTTCCCAGTGACGGGGACTTCGCATTCGACCTGACGCTCATCGACCGTGCAACGTCCGACATCGTCTATGCGACGACGCCGGCCGCGGGCCTCCCGTCCGCTCCGGATGCCGAGGTCGGCCTCTTCGCCGTGCGCTTCGAGGAATTCAATCGGTTCCTGGTGCAGACGCGGCTCGAGCGGCGCGAGAGTGCGACGGGTGGCGGCCCGGCGCCGGAAGCGACCACGGAACCGGCGCCTTCCTTGACGGGTCCGGACTGGCGGGCCCCGGGGCCGCCGCCGGGAGGTGTATCGGGTTTCGTGCGTCGCGGCGAGGCCCCGCGGGGGCAGGATCGTCTCTCGACGCTGGTGCTCGCCGGCCGCGCCGCCGAGCGCGAGCCGGGGGCCTGGCGGTTGCTGCTGACCCACCGCGCCGGATCGCTCGAGGCGGCCGTCGCTTCGACGCGCCGGGGTCACCTCGCGTTGAGCTTCGGCGTGCTGGCGCTGCTTGCCGCGAGCATCGGGCTCGTGCTCGTCTCCTCGCGGCAGGCCGAGCGGCTCGCCCGCCAGCAGGTCGAATTCGTCGCCGGGGTGTCGCACGAACTGCGGACGCCGCTCGCCGTCATTCGCTCGGCCGGGGAGAACCTCGCCGACGGCGTGGTCTCCGACCCGGCGCAGGTGAGGACGTACGGCGCGCTGGTGGCCAGAGAGGGTCGCAGGCTGACCGACATGGTCGAGCAGGTGATGGAGTTCGCCGGCCTCGAGGGCGGTCGCCTGCCGCGCGACCGCTCGATCGTTCGCGTCGGCGCCCTGGTCGAACGCGCCGTGGCGTCGGCATCCGAGGCACTGACCGACGCGGGCGTGGAGGTCGAAGTTCGCGTGGATCAGGGCGTGCCCGATGTCGTTGGCGATCCCGAGGCGCTCGCCCGCGCGGTCGACAACCTGCTCGCCAACGCGACCAAGTACGCCCCCTCGGGTGGCTGGGTCGGCGTGGCGGTGTCGCGCGCGGGCACGCCCGGGCGGCCCGAGGTCGCCGTCGAGGTGGCCGACCGCGGGCCCGGCATCCCGCCCGACGAGCAGCGGCGTCTCTTCGAGCCGTTCTTCCGGGGCGCCCAGGCGCTCGCGGCCCAGGTCCACGGCAACGGCCTCGGCCTCAGCCTCGTCAAGCGCATCGTCGACGCGCATGGCGGCCGGGTGGCCGTGCGGTCCGAGGTCTCGCACGGCAGCGCGTTCACCATCTACCTGCCCGCCGCGTCGACGCGGCGCGTGGGGCCCGAGGCGTCGACCGATCCAACGCCTCGAGATGGCGTCACGGTCCAATGA